A single region of the Mugil cephalus isolate CIBA_MC_2020 chromosome 4, CIBA_Mcephalus_1.1, whole genome shotgun sequence genome encodes:
- the LOC125006194 gene encoding potassium voltage-gated channel subfamily A member 10: MEVPLVNFENMDDVGINLGDPNDSGYPTSPPSEAPDPSLLTRRLTSPHQSPQRGRRGHHSAQEGLSPSTPPTLTTKANSSSGSLISNLKLLINSESPTDSVFSKMAKDFYENEDLFEKHCMEEKDEKVVINISGLMFETQLSTLSKFPETLLGDPMKRISYFDPMRNEYFFDRNRPSFDGILYFYQSGGRIRRPANVPLDVFANEIVFYELGHEAMEQFREDEGFIKEPEVLLPTNELKRQFWLLFEYPESSSAARSVAVVSVLVIVISIFIFCLETLPVFRDDGDIVTGVTQVINGTQGSSASYPTAKDLVTYFTDPFFIVETICIIWFCFELGVRFVVCPSKSDFFNNIMNIIDIVSIFPYFVTLATELATTPDDDVNSGQNMSLATLRIIRLVRVFRIFKLSRHSKGLQILGQTLKASMRELGLLIFFLFIGVILFSSAIYFAEVDEPQTQFVSIPDGFWWAVVTMTTVGYGDMCPITMGGKMVGTLCAIAGVLTIALPVPVIVSNFNYFYHRETEQEEKLVMDAAGEAAQKTAAANKCGSTLSLNKSNGTWQNEKNGVY, translated from the coding sequence ATGGAGGTGCCACTTGTTAATTTTGAAAACATGGACGATGTTGGCATCAACCTGGGGGACCCGAACGACTCTGGGTACCCAACCTCACCCCCCTCGGAGGCCCCCGATCCGAGTCTTCTAACGCGGCGCTTGACGTCCCCTCACCAGTCGCCACAGAGAGGACGACGTGGGCATCACTCTGCACAAGAGGGTTTGTCACCCTCCACTCCTCCGACCCTGACCACTAAAGCAAACTCCAGCAGTGGCAGCTTGATCTCTAATCTGAAGCTCCTGATCAACAGCGAGTCTCCCACCGACAGCGTCTTCAGCAAGATGGCAAAGGATTTTTATGAGAATGAAGATTTGTTTGAAAAGCACTGCATGGAGGAAAAAGATGAGAAAGTTGTTATTAATATTTCGGGACTGATGTTTGAGACCCAGCTCAGCACCCTGAGTAAGTTCCCAGAGACGCTGCTCGGTGACCCCATGAAGAGGATTAGCTACTTCGACCCAATGAGGAATGAATACTTCTTTGACAGAAACCGTCCATCTTTTGATGGGATCCTCTACTTCTATCAGTCAGGAGGGAGAATCCGCAGACCAGCTAACGTCCCCCTAGACGTTTTTGCTAATGAAATAGTTTTCTATGAGTTGGGTCATGAGGCGATGGAGCAGTTCCGTGAAGACGAAGGATTTATCAAGGAGCCCGAAGTCCTTTTGCCCACCAATGAACTCAAGCGACAGTTCTGGCTCCTGTTTGAATACCCCGAGAGCTCCAGCGCAGCCAGGTCTGTAGCGGTGGTTTCTGTGCTTGTTATTGtcatttccatcttcatcttctgcCTGGAGACTCTGCCGGTGTTCAGGGACGACGGTGACATTGTCACAGGCGTAACCCAAGTTATTAATGGCACACAAGGCAGTTCAGCCTCTTATCCCACAGCTAAAGACCTGGTGACGTATTTCACAGACCCCTTTTTCATTGTGGAGACTATCTGTATCATTTGGTTCTGCTTTGAACTCGGCGTTCGCTTCGTGGTGTGTCCCAGCAAAAGTGATTTCTTCAATAACATCATGAACATCATCGACATTGTGTCTATATTTCCCTACTTTGTGACCCTTGCAACAGAGCTCGCTACGACACCTGATGACGATGTGAACTCTGGTCAGAACATGTCTTTGGCAACCCTAAGAATCATCCGACTAGTGAGGGTCTTCAGAATTTTTAAGCTCTCCCGACACTCAAAGGGGCTTCAGATATTGGGGCAGACCTTGAAGGCCAGCATGAGGGAACTTGGGCTGCTAATCTTCTTCCTTTTTATAGGAGTCATCCTGTTCTCAAGTGCCATCTACTTTGCAGAAGTGGATGAGCCCCAGACACAGTTTGTTAGCATCCCCGACGGCTTCTGGTGGGCAGTAGTGACGATGACCACCGTGGGTTACGGAGACATGTGCCCCATCACCATGGGCGGCAAAATGGTTGGCACCCTCTGCGCCATTGCTGGTGTCCTGACCATCGCCTTGCCCGTGCCCGTCATCGTCTCCAACTTTAACTATTTCTACCACCGTGAGACTGAGCAAGAGGAGAAACTGGTGATGGATGCAGCAGGAGAGGCTGCCCAGAAAACGGCAGCTGCTAACAAGTGTGGCAGCACACTTTCGCTAAACAAAAGCAACGGCACCTGGCAAAACGAGAAGAACGGCGTGTACTGA